The DNA sequence CGGTCCGGGCGCTGAACCCGTACCGCTTGCCGACCTCTCCCGGGATGTCGGACTTGGTGACGATGGCGGTGAACGTCGCCGTGTCCCCGCCCGTGACCAGGCAGTCCACGGCGGCCTCAGCCCGTCGGGTCGTGTGGTCGGCGGCCTGCCAGTGCGACCAGGAGACCGTGCCCCGGGCGTCGGTCGGCAGGCCGTGCTTCATGTCGGGGTCGGCCCGCGGGTGGCTGAACGGTACGGACGTCGCGTCGACCTTGAAGCGGATGACGTCCCGGGGGACGTAGGAGAAGTCGAGGCGGGCTTCGCCGGTCACCCGGGCCGGTGCCGCCTTGGCCGGCTGCGTGGGCTTCACGTGAGGGGCCGGTGCCGCGGAGTCCGACGCCGAGGCGGCGGGGCCGAGCCCGGAGACGGCGGCGCACGTGGCGGCCACCGCGAGCGCCGCGGCCACCGTCCGCCGCCGGCCGGCGGCACCGCCGCGCCCGTGCCCCTCGCCCTTCCCAAGCCTCTTGGTGCTTCGCATGGTGAACTCCCCTTCTTGTCAGCCCGGTTCGGTGATCACCACTCTTCCGGCCGCGGGGGCGCCCCACCATCTGCCGATCGGCGGATCCGCGGGGGCCGCGGCACGCCGGGCTCTGCCGTTCGGCGGTGCGGCTTGAACCTCACGTCGCGTGAGGAGGCAGGGTGGTGCCGTGACCGCTTCCCCTTCCGCTTCCCCTTCCCCTTCCGCTTCCCCTTTCACGACCTGGCGCGTGGGCCCCCTGGCCGAGGCGAGCGGGCTGACCGTGCGCACCCTCCACCACTGGGACGGCCTCGGGCTGCTCAGCCCGTCCCGGCGCACCGCCGGCGGCCACCGGGAGTACACGGAGGCCGACGTCGTGCGCCTCTACCAGGTGCTCGCGCTGCGCGGCCTCGGGCTGAGCCTGGAGACCATCGGCCTGTGCCTCGACTCCGGCGTCGACCCCGCCCGCGTCGTCCGCGACCACCTGGCCGAGGTGGAGGCGTCGCTCGCGCGGCTCGGCACCCTGCGGCAGCGGCTCGTCGGGCTGCGGGACGCGCTGGACAGGTCCGGGGACGCGCTGGACGGGCCTGGGAACGCGGACGTGCCCGGAGACGCGGACGGGTCCGGCCGGTCCCCGTCCCCGATCGGCCCGCTGCTCGACGCCCTGCGCGCGACCGGCGGCGCCGCCGACCACGGCGAGCGGGTGCTCCGGCGGCACCTGGACGCCGACGGCGTCGACGTCCTGCGCGCCCGCGCCGCCGGACTCGGCCCCGCCGCGCACTACCTGCTGGAGGTCGAGTGGCCCGAGCTCTACCGCCGCGCGGAGCGGCTGCGCGTGGACGGCGTGCCGCCCGCCGACCCCCGGGTACGGCGGCTGGCCGCCCGCATGGACGAACTGAGCACGCTGTTCACCGGCGGCGACCGCGAGGTCTCGGCGGGCGTGCGGCGGGCCTGGGACGAGGACCCGGCCGCCCTGTCCGGCGACCCGGACGCCCCGGCGGACGGCTGGCGCGACCTCTCCGCCTATCTCGACGCCGCGCGGCGGGGGGTACGCGGATGAGCCGCCGTGTCCGGGACCGCCGTCAGGCGCGCCTCCTCAAGAGGGACTTCCGTGCACACGTCCTCGCTCTG is a window from the Streptomyces mobaraensis genome containing:
- a CDS encoding MerR family transcriptional regulator, coding for MGPLAEASGLTVRTLHHWDGLGLLSPSRRTAGGHREYTEADVVRLYQVLALRGLGLSLETIGLCLDSGVDPARVVRDHLAEVEASLARLGTLRQRLVGLRDALDRSGDALDGPGNADVPGDADGSGRSPSPIGPLLDALRATGGAADHGERVLRRHLDADGVDVLRARAAGLGPAAHYLLEVEWPELYRRAERLRVDGVPPADPRVRRLAARMDELSTLFTGGDREVSAGVRRAWDEDPAALSGDPDAPADGWRDLSAYLDAARRGVRG